From the Polaribacter tangerinus genome, the window TGTAAAACTCGGTTGGTAAAGTTACTACCATCGGCTACTGGTGCGTCTGACAATAAGTCGGTAGAGTTTTTTTGAAATGCGTTTATAGAACCTGTTATTTTGTTATCAAACAACCCGTAATCTACACCTAACTCTATCGTTGCAGTATTTTCCCATTTTAAGTTACTTCTTTCCGAAGGAATAGTAGCAGCTATTGGAGTTCCACCAAATAAAAACTGAGAGTTTTGGTTTCCAAAACGATATCTGTCTAAATATAAATCTCCAGCAATACCATCTTGCTGACCGTTAATACCTTATGAGGCACGAAGTTTAAGCTCAGATATTACTTCGTTGTCTTTTAAGAAGTCTTCATCACTAACTCTCCAAGCCAATGCGGCACCACCAAAGTTTCCCCATCTATTTTGAGGTCCAAATCTAGAAGTTCCATCTCTTCTATAGTTAAGAGTTAGCAGGTATTTTTCGTTAAAAGTAATGTTTGTTCTAGCTAAAAAACCTATAAGAACAACCGGTGTATTAACGTAAGAAGTTGCACCTTGGTCGTTAAAGTTTCTTCTGTTTCCGGTACTGTTTCCATTACCATTAAAAGTTTGGTAAGAATACCCAACCATGGCATCTAACTTTGTTTTGCCAAAGGTGTTCACATAGTTTAAGTACCCGTCTAAAGATTCGTTTAATACTTCATTTCTGTATGCAGAATCATTTCCTACAAATAAATCGGTATAACTTGCTGGGCTATTTAATGGGTTAAAACTTGTTCCCTCACCTACAGATTTATCGAAACCAACATTTAATGTTGCTTTTAATTCTGGTAAAAAGTGAAATTTATAGTCGATATTTAAGTTTCCGTAATGTCTAAAAACATCAGAAACATTATTGTTTTGTAGCAGTGCCGCAACAGGATTTCTTGTTCCGTTTTGTACAATTACCCCATTAGCATCTCTAGTAATATGTTGGTAAAAGCCACCAAAAGGAGAAGAGGCATCTCTAACTGGTTGTGTTGGGTCGTATCTTAGAGCTGCACCAACCTGACCAGCATCAGCAAATCTGTTATCTTCAAAAGCCCTGTTGTAGTTAAGATTTATTTTTAAATGATCATCAAAAAAAGATGGATTCATAGAAAGCGATACAGTTGCTCTATCGTATTGAGAGGTTAATATGTTTCCTTCAATAGAAGAAAAACCTACAGATAATCTTGTGGGTATTCTGTTAAAAATTTGCCCTCTTGCAGTTAAATTGTGTTGCGTAGAAACAGATTTTTGCAATATCTCATCTTGCCAGTTTGTGTTTGCAGAGCCTAATAAACCAACATCACTAGGTCTTCTTTGAGAAACTAAATTTCTAAAGTCGTTTCCGTTAAAAACACTAACTCTATCTACTACTTCTCCAAAACCCATTTGGTAGTCGTAGTCTAAGCTATAATCTGTTCTACCTTTTTTGGTGGTAATAATAATAACACCATTTGCTCCTCTAGAACCATAAATTGAGGTTGCAGAAGCATCTTTTAGAACAGAAAAAGATTCAATGTCGTTTGGGTTTATACTAGCTAAAACACCTCTAGAACCACCTGCAGTGCCAGACATTGGTAAACCATCTATAACAATTAAAGGATTGTTAGATGCATTTAAAGAAGAGCCCCCACGAATTCTAATTTCAGAACCAGAACCAGGTGCACCACTTGTATTAATGTTAACACCAGCAACACGACCGCTTAATAAATTTTCTGGGGTAACAATATTACCCTTAGTAAATTCTTTTGCAGTAATTGCCTCAACAGATCCTGTGGCATCTTTAACGGTAGTTGTACCATAACCTACAATAACAATTTCATCTAATTGCTCTGTAGAAGCTTCTAAACTCACTACCAAATTAAAGTCTGTAGTTAGTACTATTTCTTTGTTAGCATATCCTAAATACCTAAAAACTAAGGTATCGCCCGATGCTACTTTTTCGATGGTAAAATTACCATCAAAATCAGTTTCGGTACCTTTATTAGTACCTTTAATCATAACACTTACACCTGGTAAAGCTTCACCAGATGATTTTTCTTTTACGACTCCTTTTACTGTTTGTTGAGCAAACATTGTAAAAGAGGTACTTAAAAGAAGTCCAATCAACAATAATTTAAAATTTTTCATGTATAATTTGTTAAATAATAACTGTAAATTTGATTTTGAATTAACAATAAATTTACATTCCACTTTGTAAATATAGAATGTAAATATCTATTTAGCACTTTCTAAAAGTTACGAAATCGGTTTCGTGTTGACAACTTTATCTAGAAAGATTGCAAATCTGTTAAAAAAGCAATGTTAAAATTCAACTTTGATAAGATATGAAGCAAAAAATTACGATAAAGACAATAGCAAAAGAATTGGGGGTTTCAACGTCTACAGTTTCTAAGGCTTTAAAGGATAGTCATGAAATTAGTAAAGAAACAAAAGATAAAATTCAGGCTTTTGCAAATCATTATAATTACAAGCCTAATAATTTGGCACTTCAGTTAAGAAATCAGAAAACAAAGTTAATTGGAGTTATTTTACCAAAAATTGTACATCATTTTTTTTCTACTGTTATAAAAGGCATCGAAGAAGGAGCCAACAAAAAAGGGTATAATATTATGGTATGTTTCTCGAATGAGTCATATCAAAAAGAGGTAGAAACCCTAAAAGTGTTATCGAATGGTAGCGTTGATGGTTTAATTGTATCCATAGCTAGTGAAACCTTAAAAAATAAAGATTTTAATCATTTTAAAGATTTGGTAAATGAAGAAATACCTTTGGTTTTATTTGATAGAGTTGTGCCAGAAATTAGATGCGATAAAGTTGTGGTGGATGATGTTGGTGCTGGTTTTAAAGCCACAAAATATCTTCTAAATCAAGGGTGTAAAAAAATTGCGTTAATTACAACGCCAGAGCATGTAAATGTGGGAGCTTTAAGAAGAAAAGGCTATGAAAGAGCATTAAAAGAGAATGGTTTTGAAATAGATACCAGTGTTATTGTTGAAGTTGATGAATCTATTGATGTTAAGGAGCAAATACGAACAGTAATAAAAGAAGGTGTAGACGGAGTGTTTGCGGTAAATGAAATTTATGCAGCAAAATCTATTCGAATAGCAAAAGAAAAGGGATTGCAAATACCTAATGAGATTTCTATAATTGGGTTTACAGATGGTCAAATATCTGCCTATGCATCTCCATCAATTACTACTATTGCACAACATGGTTTAACCATGGGAAGGCAAGTTATAGAAATGCTTATCGAGAGAATAGAAAAAGATTCAGAAGAATATAAGCCTAAAACTATTGTAATTTCTAGTGATTTAAAGTTACGAGAATCTACCAAAAATTAATAATTACGAAACCGTCGTCGTTAATTTAAAAAGTTTTTTTTACAATATTAATAAAAAACTACTACTTTTGTTGCCATAGTACGATTTATCAATAGATTGCATTCCACACATTTAATTAATTGATAAGTATAAAACTTATTGTAATATTCATTTATAATATTCGATAATGGAAAAGCGTACATTAAATTTCTGGCAAATTTGGAACATGAGTTTCGGGTTTCTAGGGATACAATTCGGATTTGCCCTTCAGGGCGGATTTATGTCAAGAATTTTTCAAGATCTTGGAGCAGCAAAAGATGATATTCCGTTGCTTTGGATAGCCGCACCTTTAACAGGATTGCTTGTACAACCCATAATTGGTTATATGAGTGATAGAACTTGGAGCCCTAAATGGGGTAGAAGGAGACCTTATTTTTTAATAGGAGCAATCTTAAGCTCATTAGCATTATTTTTAGTTCCTCACTCTTCAGTTTTATGGGTGGCAGCTGGCTTTCTTTGGATTTTAGATGCCTCCATTAATATTTCTATGGAACCATTTCGAGCTTTGGTAGCAGATAAGCTTCCAGAATCTCAGAGATCTTATGGTTTTGTTGTTCAAACTTTAATTATTGGTATTGGAACATGGGTAGCAAGTAATTTACCCTGGATGGTTTCTAAATTAGGTATTAGTAATTCAGGCGAACCCGGAGTGGTTTCTATGTCTGTAAAAGTGGCTTTTGCTATTGGTGCACTTGTATTTTTATTGAGCATACTTTATACTGTTTTTACAACAGATGAATATCCGCCAGAAGATATGAAGGCTTTTGAGGAGGAGAAGCTCGAAAAAAACAATTTCATAAAAGATATTGTAGATAATATTGGTAGCATGCCATTAACAATGAAAAAGCTTGGTTTGGTCCAATTTTTCTCATGGTTTGCTTTTTTTACAATGTGGTCTTTGGCAAACCCCGCTTTAACAGAGCATGTCTTTAAAACTCCTGCACCTCAAGAAACAGCCTATAACATGGCAGATTCGGTTCAGGCAGAAGCCTATAAAATAGCAAATACAAAGTTTCAAGAATCTTCTAATTCAGTAGGTTCTGCTATGGGAATTTACGGATTATCTTCTATGGCATTTGCACTATTATTAACCTTTTACACATCTAAACGAACCATAAACAGAAAGTTTGTACATTTTTTCTCATTGTTTCTTGGGGGTGTTGGTTTTTTATTGATGAATTATGCATCACCAGAAAACCTAAAATACTGTTTTGTACTGATAGGTTTTGCTTGGGGTAGTATTTTATCTATGCCATATGCAATGTTATCTAGCTCGGTAGATCCGAAAAAAATGGGCGTAATCATGGGAATTTTTAACATGTTTATTGTTATACCTCAAATTATAGCAGCCCTTGGTGGTATTAACTATGTATCTAGCCTTTTGGGTGAAGAAGCTATTCATGCCATGACAATTGCTGGAATTAGTTTAATAATTGCTGGTTTTTGTAACTTATTAATTACCAATAAAAATGCAATCAGTTATCAAGCAGAAAATTAAAGAATGAATACAAAAGGATTTATATTCGATTTAGACGGAGTTATTGTAGATACAGCTAAATATCATTATTTAGCGTGGAAAAAATTAGCCAATCATTTAGGTTTTGAGTTTACAGAAACTCATAACGAATTGTTTAAAGGAGTTAGTAGAAAACGCTGCTTAGAAATTTTATTAGATATAGGTAGTGTAAACGCAACTAAAGAACAGTTTGATACTTGGATGGTTGAAAAAAATATTGACTATTTAAAGTATATTGAAAAAATGGACGCCTCAGAAATTTTACCTGACGTTCCAAAAATATTAGAGTTTTTAAAGAAAAATAAACTTCCTATTGCACTAGGGTCTGCAAGTAAAAATGCGCAACCTATTTTAGAAAAAGTTGGATTGTTACATTATTTTGATGCAATTGTAGACGGTAATAATGTTACAAAAGCAAAACCAGACCCAGAAGTTTTTTTATTGGCAGCCAAACAACTAGGTGTAAAGCCAGAAAATTGTATTGTATTTGAAGATGCAGTAGCAGGAATAGAAGCAGCCAATAATGCAAATATGACAAGTGTAGGAATTGGAGATGCCCAAATATTAAATGAGGCAAAATTTAATTTTAAAAACTTTACAAAAATAGATATCAACTTCTTAACTAGGTTGATACATGCATAAGCATACCTAATATAAAAAAATAAAAAAGAAAAAAATAAGAAAGAAAAAGCTTGAAAGAGTTTTTAATAAATATGTAAAGTAATTTATTTTCTTTCTTTTTCTCTAAAAGTATAAAAATGAATCAAGATTATATTCAGCCAAACGCTTGGTCAATTATAGAAGATGGATTTGATGCCACCAGAGTAAAATCCTCAGAAAGTTTATTTAGTATTGGAAACGGTGCTATGGGACAACGTGCAAATTTCGAAGAAACATATACAGGAAAAACTTTTCAAGGAAGTTATATAGCAGGAGTGTATTATCCTGATAAAACAAGAGTTGGATGGTGGAAAAATGGGTATCCAGAGTATTTTGCCAAAGTGCTAAATGCCCCAAGTTGGATAGGAATAAACGTAACAGTTAATGATGAAAGCTTAGATTTACACACCTGTAAAGAAGTTTCAAAATTTAAAAGAGAATTAAACATGAAAGAAGGTTGGTTGTCTAGAAGTTTTGAGGCGTTGCTTAAAAATGATGTAAGAATTAAAGTAGAGACTATTCGTTTTTTAAGTTTAGATTTAGATGAAGTAGGTGCCATTAATTATACTGTTACACCTTTAAATACATCTGCTAAAATTACCTATGCTCCTTATTTAGATGCAGGCATTACTAATGAAGATACAAACTGGGATGATCAGTTTTGGGATGTTTTAAAAGTGGAGCAGCATAAAGAGCAATCTTTTATAGAGGCAAGAACCATGAAAACACATTTTTACACGTGTACATTTATGGAGTCTCGTTTATTTTTGAATGGCTCGGAGATTAACTCAGATTTTATAAATAGTAGAACAGAAAAAACTATAACCACAACTTACACACAAGAAGTTTCTGTAAATGATTCGTTTACGATTCATAAATTTGGAGGTTATGTGGTGGACAGAAATCATAAAAAAGAAACATTACAAGCGGCAGCAGAGAGGGCTTTAGAAAAAGCAACTACTTTAGGTTTTAACAATTTGTTAGAGCAACAAAAAAAAGCGTGGGCAAAGATTTGGCAAATGTCAGATATTACAATTAAAGGAGACATAAAAGCCCAGCAAGGTATTCGATTTAATATTTTTCAATTAAACCAAACGTATTTAGGAACCGATGCCTCTCTAAATATCGGTCCAAAAGGATTTACTGGAGAGAAATACGGTGGAAGTACCTATTGGGATACAGAAGCGTATTGCATTCCTTTTTACATGGCAACAAAAGACCAATCGGTTGCAAGAACTCTATTAGAGTACAGGTATAATCATCTAAATAAAGCCATAGAAAATGCAGAAAAATTAGGTTTTTCTAACGGAGCAGCATTATATCCTATGGTAACTATGAATGGAGAAGAATGCCACAATGAGTGGGAAATTACTTTTGAAGAAATTCATAGAAATGGCGCTATTGCATTTGCTATTTATAACTACCATAGGTTTACTAACGATTACACTTATATTCCAGAAAAAGGCTTAGAAGTACTAATAGCTATTGCACGTTTTTGGTATCAAAGAGTAAATTTTTCGAAAGAAAAAAATAAGTATGTAATGTTAGGTGTAACAGGGCCAAATGAGTATGAAAATAATATTAACAATAATTTCTATACCAATTACATTGCAAAATGGTGTTTAAACTACGCTTTAGAAAATATAGAAGTAGTAAAAAGAGATTATGCTCAAGACTATACAAGAATTAAAGATAAAGTTGAGTTTAGCGATGATGAGTTACAGGGTTGGAAAAAAGTAGCAGATAATATGTATTTTCCATACTCAGAAAAACACCAGGTTTTTTTGCAACAAGATGGTTTTTTAGATAAAGAATTAATAACAGTTGCAGATTTGGATAAAAATCAAAGACCTATTAACCAAAAGTGGAGTTGGGATCGTATTTTGCGTTCACCTTATATTAAGCAAGCAGATA encodes:
- a CDS encoding MFS transporter, whose protein sequence is MEKRTLNFWQIWNMSFGFLGIQFGFALQGGFMSRIFQDLGAAKDDIPLLWIAAPLTGLLVQPIIGYMSDRTWSPKWGRRRPYFLIGAILSSLALFLVPHSSVLWVAAGFLWILDASINISMEPFRALVADKLPESQRSYGFVVQTLIIGIGTWVASNLPWMVSKLGISNSGEPGVVSMSVKVAFAIGALVFLLSILYTVFTTDEYPPEDMKAFEEEKLEKNNFIKDIVDNIGSMPLTMKKLGLVQFFSWFAFFTMWSLANPALTEHVFKTPAPQETAYNMADSVQAEAYKIANTKFQESSNSVGSAMGIYGLSSMAFALLLTFYTSKRTINRKFVHFFSLFLGGVGFLLMNYASPENLKYCFVLIGFAWGSILSMPYAMLSSSVDPKKMGVIMGIFNMFIVIPQIIAALGGINYVSSLLGEEAIHAMTIAGISLIIAGFCNLLITNKNAISYQAEN
- a CDS encoding glycoside hydrolase family 65 protein; translated protein: MNQDYIQPNAWSIIEDGFDATRVKSSESLFSIGNGAMGQRANFEETYTGKTFQGSYIAGVYYPDKTRVGWWKNGYPEYFAKVLNAPSWIGINVTVNDESLDLHTCKEVSKFKRELNMKEGWLSRSFEALLKNDVRIKVETIRFLSLDLDEVGAINYTVTPLNTSAKITYAPYLDAGITNEDTNWDDQFWDVLKVEQHKEQSFIEARTMKTHFYTCTFMESRLFLNGSEINSDFINSRTEKTITTTYTQEVSVNDSFTIHKFGGYVVDRNHKKETLQAAAERALEKATTLGFNNLLEQQKKAWAKIWQMSDITIKGDIKAQQGIRFNIFQLNQTYLGTDASLNIGPKGFTGEKYGGSTYWDTEAYCIPFYMATKDQSVARTLLEYRYNHLNKAIENAEKLGFSNGAALYPMVTMNGEECHNEWEITFEEIHRNGAIAFAIYNYHRFTNDYTYIPEKGLEVLIAIARFWYQRVNFSKEKNKYVMLGVTGPNEYENNINNNFYTNYIAKWCLNYALENIEVVKRDYAQDYTRIKDKVEFSDDELQGWKKVADNMYFPYSEKHQVFLQQDGFLDKELITVADLDKNQRPINQKWSWDRILRSPYIKQADTLQGFYMFEDHFTTEELARHFDFYEPFTVHESSLSPCVHSIQAAKLNRMDQAYEFYLRTSRLDLDDYNHEVEEGLHITSMAGTWMSIVEGFGGMRVQDNTLCFAPKIPKEWESYSFKVNFRNQVLKVVVHQSETLFELEGTSDLNIKVNGKSFLVSPNNLVTI
- a CDS encoding LacI family DNA-binding transcriptional regulator — translated: MKQKITIKTIAKELGVSTSTVSKALKDSHEISKETKDKIQAFANHYNYKPNNLALQLRNQKTKLIGVILPKIVHHFFSTVIKGIEEGANKKGYNIMVCFSNESYQKEVETLKVLSNGSVDGLIVSIASETLKNKDFNHFKDLVNEEIPLVLFDRVVPEIRCDKVVVDDVGAGFKATKYLLNQGCKKIALITTPEHVNVGALRRKGYERALKENGFEIDTSVIVEVDESIDVKEQIRTVIKEGVDGVFAVNEIYAAKSIRIAKEKGLQIPNEISIIGFTDGQISAYASPSITTIAQHGLTMGRQVIEMLIERIEKDSEEYKPKTIVISSDLKLRESTKN
- a CDS encoding SusC/RagA family TonB-linked outer membrane protein; this encodes MKNFKLLLIGLLLSTSFTMFAQQTVKGVVKEKSSGEALPGVSVMIKGTNKGTETDFDGNFTIEKVASGDTLVFRYLGYANKEIVLTTDFNLVVSLEASTEQLDEIVIVGYGTTTVKDATGSVEAITAKEFTKGNIVTPENLLSGRVAGVNINTSGAPGSGSEIRIRGGSSLNASNNPLIVIDGLPMSGTAGGSRGVLASINPNDIESFSVLKDASATSIYGSRGANGVIIITTKKGRTDYSLDYDYQMGFGEVVDRVSVFNGNDFRNLVSQRRPSDVGLLGSANTNWQDEILQKSVSTQHNLTARGQIFNRIPTRLSVGFSSIEGNILTSQYDRATVSLSMNPSFFDDHLKINLNYNRAFEDNRFADAGQVGAALRYDPTQPVRDASSPFGGFYQHITRDANGVIVQNGTRNPVAALLQNNNVSDVFRHYGNLNIDYKFHFLPELKATLNVGFDKSVGEGTSFNPLNSPASYTDLFVGNDSAYRNEVLNESLDGYLNYVNTFGKTKLDAMVGYSYQTFNGNGNSTGNRRNFNDQGATSYVNTPVVLIGFLARTNITFNEKYLLTLNYRRDGTSRFGPQNRWGNFGGAALAWRVSDEDFLKDNEVISELKLRAS
- the pgmB gene encoding beta-phosphoglucomutase, translated to MNTKGFIFDLDGVIVDTAKYHYLAWKKLANHLGFEFTETHNELFKGVSRKRCLEILLDIGSVNATKEQFDTWMVEKNIDYLKYIEKMDASEILPDVPKILEFLKKNKLPIALGSASKNAQPILEKVGLLHYFDAIVDGNNVTKAKPDPEVFLLAAKQLGVKPENCIVFEDAVAGIEAANNANMTSVGIGDAQILNEAKFNFKNFTKIDINFLTRLIHA